The window CGCCAAGGATCTCGCCGAGAACAATGCCGGCGCGCGCGTCCTCGTCGTCTGCTCCGAGATCACCGCCGTCACTTTCCGCGGCCCTTCTGATTCCCACCTGGACTCTTTAGTTGGCCAGGCTCTTTTCGGTGACGGCGCGGCGGCCGTCATTGTCGGGTCGGACCCGGATCTGTCCGTGGAGCGCCCGCTCTTCCAGCTCATCTCCGCGGCCCAGACGATTTTACCCGACTCCGACGGGGCCATCGACGGGCATCTCCGCGAAGTGGGCCTCACCTTCCATCTCCTCAAAGACGTCCCGGGCTTGATCTCCAAGAACATCGAGAAGTCGTTGAAGGAAGCGTTCGGGCCTATCGGCATATCGGACTGGAACTCCTTGTTCTGGATAGCCCATCCGGGCGGCCCGGCTATCCTGGACCAGGTAGAGCTCAAGTTGGGCctgaaagaagagaaaatgcggGCGACCCGACAGGTGTTGAGTGATTATGGGAACATGTCAAGCGCATGTGTGCTCTTTATTCTTGACGAAATGAGGAAGAAGTCTATTGAAGAAGGGAAAGCCACCACTGGAGATGGTTTGGACTGGGGCGTTCTTTTCGGGTTCGGGCCGGGTCTTACTGTCGAAACCGTTGTGTTGCATAGCGTACCCGCGACTATTACTCACTGAAGTTGCTTCATATGATTTGTGTTGCATATACATACTATATGGTACGTGTTTGTTATTTTGTTGCTTCAGCTCTGCGTGCTCATGCATCTCGTGTTAAGTTTACCCTGCTTTTCAAATATGTATTGTCGGTTGTTCAATAAAGATCGATATTCTTTTCCTCGCTTGTAACGTATTTACAAAATTTCATATGTATTCCTTAAATTCCTCTTTAATGATATAAACCTCGTCGATTAAGTAtctgttattaattaaatttagcaaaaagaataattttatgGTTACTTTGAcatgataattattaaaagatatatttaagataattcaaaaagaaaaaaggagaAGATATATTTAAGAATAcgacttaaaagttaaaacggtGATTTATCATATATTCACACACGAACATTAAATTGTGACCAGAACAAGCTGGATTGTAACATTACTACTTTAGTAGTACTACTTTACACGCAACTCCTAGACTGGAAAATGGAAATGTAATTTTTGTGATAGAAATCATGCAAAGAATGAGCACCAGCCAAACATGCAATAAAAAACGGATTTTCAAGTATTTACAAGGCGCATACTAAGGATGTgacttggagtgaatggaatggaatgaatttgtactctaaaataGTGTTGAtctaaaatggtgttgatcaaggaaaatatatataattttcattccttcaatcattcaaTCCTTATTATTTTAACCATAACTCTAaaccacatgttttggaaggaatgctcattctatttcaacatcatatttcttcacaatctttctcacaaaaaaattaactacattcatattttgttaCCGTTGTCTCATACAATCTTCTTTCtgcttaaaatttctatataatttttcattccattccctcctcattccatttcataaagtgaacacagcctaatAGTTATTGattttaacatataaaaaacttcattaatcaaatttattatttaaatactccctccgtccctctgggaTGTATATGTTTGGAAtggacacggagactaagaaaagtgtttAAAGTAGTGTAAAGTAATgagaaagagaatgaaaagtaggtaaagtggtgggacccatgcaTATTTAATTGATGGATATGAAAAAGTAGATGGAAGTAGTGGGTgggtgggatttttatattataaaagtttactattttgggaaaattttgaaatgtatagaattgaatgggacatcccgagaagaaaaatgtatagaaatcAGATGGAGGGAGAGAGTAACAAATAATTACTAATATAGTCATATCCATGTGATAGAAAGACCCGTAAagaaagaaaggagaaagattACAAGGATAAGCACTGCATACAGTAATCGAGTGCTGCCAAAACATTTTTAAATGTCGTCTGTCAACATAAGTAGAGTAATCAAAATCATGACAGTTATAATAACTCAAGACAAATCAGTAACGTCTTAATGGTGCTGGAAAAAAATTCACCGATAACGTTAAATTAATGGCGGACGCAACCGTATGGACATGAATGAGGTAGGAGTTGGGGATTGATGTAGAGCGCTCAGtctgtaataaattttattcttaaCTATGATAAGTTCAATACCCGCACCGATCTGACTGATTCAACAAGACAAAAAGGACATGTTTCCTTAAATTTATGTCAGTCGTTTGGATCACTCaaaaacaaatactccctccgtccccctgagttgtatacattgggggacggggacgcggcacggactttaatgctcctgtaaagtgtagttgtgtaatttatttttaaaattttctttttctgaattaaagtttggatgttatatttttattcagaaaaaaaaaatctcaaaaataagttacggaactatattttataagagcattgaaatgcgtgtcgaacagttgaaaagaaacgtatacaattaaatgggacagagggagtaaattaAATAGGATCCTATCACCTTTTAGCTGATTTTCCCTTGCAGTTACACCATCTCCAATGGTTGGCACCCTTCCAGGAGTGCCAATTTTGAcacataactcaaaatattatttttatattcacaCTTTTCCAAATCATTTTTAGCGCTCTTCTTTCAAAATACACTCCAATGGTTGTCACTCCAAGATGCCAACtttattaattgaaaaataatattttatgtattattgagaccacaaattcatattttatgtaCTATTGGGACCACAAATGAAGTTGACACTCTATTTTATGGGATGCCAACTTTTGGCATCCCAAAGCCAACTCACTTGGCACCCCAATAGCACTCCAAGATCTCCAATGAGAGTGCCAACGAGAGTGTCGGTCCATGTCATGCCACGTGGTATTGGCACCCCTCTTGGCAcctcccattggagatgctctaagagcctTGGAGGCGGATGTAGAGTTTTATACGGAGGGGAtttcatttatattaaaaaaaaattgtcttgAATGAAGGgagtaaatattatatttttttcggAATGTTTTTAGTGACAACTTTTATAAATTCTTCATTTCGAGTATTATATCAATCAAAAAATTGAGGAAAATTTTCTTTAGTTAATGGATTGCTCAACAT of the Daucus carota subsp. sativus chromosome 4, DH1 v3.0, whole genome shotgun sequence genome contains:
- the LOC108215973 gene encoding chalcone synthase 2, with the protein product MSNHNAEIEEIRKRQRAQGPANILAIGTATPSNCVYQADYPDYYFRITNSEHMSDLKLKFKRMCEKSMIRKRYMYITEEYLKENPNVCAYEAPSLDARQDLVVVEVPRLGKEAAAKAIKEWGHPKSKITHLIFCTTSGVDMPGADYQLTKLLGLRPSVKRFMMYQQGCFAGGTVLRLAKDLAENNAGARVLVVCSEITAVTFRGPSDSHLDSLVGQALFGDGAAAVIVGSDPDLSVERPLFQLISAAQTILPDSDGAIDGHLREVGLTFHLLKDVPGLISKNIEKSLKEAFGPIGISDWNSLFWIAHPGGPAILDQVELKLGLKEEKMRATRQVLSDYGNMSSACVLFILDEMRKKSIEEGKATTGDGLDWGVLFGFGPGLTVETVVLHSVPATITH